Proteins encoded by one window of Arabidopsis thaliana chromosome 2, partial sequence:
- a CDS encoding sec23/sec24 transport family protein (sec23/sec24 transport family protein; FUNCTIONS IN: transporter activity, zinc ion binding; INVOLVED IN: intracellular protein transport, vesicle-mediated transport, ER to Golgi vesicle-mediated transport; LOCATED IN: COPII vesicle coat; EXPRESSED IN: 22 plant structures; EXPRESSED DURING: 13 growth stages; CONTAINS InterPro DOMAIN/s: Sec23/Sec24, helical domain (InterPro:IPR006900), Sec23/Sec24 beta-sandwich (InterPro:IPR012990), Sec23/Sec24, trunk domain (InterPro:IPR006896), Zinc finger, Sec23/Sec24-type (InterPro:IPR006895), von Willebrand factor, type A (InterPro:IPR002035); BEST Arabidopsis thaliana protein match is: Sec23/Sec24 protein transport family protein (TAIR:AT3G07100.1); Has 1620 Blast hits to 1606 proteins in 237 species: Archae - 0; Bacteria - 2; Metazoa - 540; Fungi - 539; Plants - 300; Viruses - 0; Other Eukaryotes - 239 (source: NCBI BLink).) — MAVRATVSRFPIDSDAQEASGLPWGLTVTPFAAKDENGIGPACGSNGHLLPRCENCYAYFNTYCELDQWAWNCSLCGTLNGLPSDAIARYSNPHSIPEMTSSFIDLEMPLDGSEEEMTQARPVYVAAIDISSSEEFLELTKSALLAALEALSPGALFGLVTFSHKIGLYDVQGPIPVVKNVFIPPDGESSLSLELEDVMPLLQFLAPVETCKDRIAAALETLRPITSWERSAGAGQGMDSVLMGGRGFGTAMEALFNYLGSEFGNTFALARVFAFLSGPPDYGRGQLDTSRYGEQYASKRVDADRALLPEQTPFYKDLATIAVQSGVCVDLFAVTNEYTDLASLKFLSIESGGSLFLYSSTDDSTLPQDMFRMLNRPYAFNCVLRLRTSTEFKPGNSFGHFFPDPQYENLQHIICCDSYATYAYDFEFADNTGFSRHSGEQPVVQIAFQYTVVVPPEGLSNSEMSSSSRGKHTLQRRLRIRTMQFGTAHNINEIYDSVDHEVVLSLLVHKVILASLEDGVREGRALLHDWLVILTAQYNDAFNLVQYKNGNKSMSSQIDITFSQCPQLEPLPRLVFALLRNPLLRFHEEGVHPDYRIYLQCLFSVLDPSSLHCGIYPALMSYSTPDTLAYPRHSLSRAALITSGSPIFFLDAYTTLIVFYSSTADPSIPFPPPQDCLLRQTINKVKQERSITPKLVFIRGGRDDATVFENYLIEEQDVDGNGFASAMGFVSFLDDISQRVTEYMK, encoded by the exons ATGGCAGTGAGAGCAACGGTGTCGCGTTTTCCGATCGATTCAGACGCTCAAGAGGCGTCAGGACTTCCTTGGGGACTGACAGTAACACCATTCGCGGCCAAAGACGAGAACGGAATCGGACCAGCGTGCGGATCTAACggtcatcttcttcctcgttgCGAAAACTGCTACGCTTACTTCAATACCTATTGTGAGCTTGATCAATGGGCTTGGAATTGCTCGCTTTGTGGAACTCTCAATGGACTTCCTTCTGATGCTATTGCTCGTTACTCTAATCCTCACTCTATACCTGAAATGACTTCCTCCTTCATTGATCTTGAGATGCCTC tGGATGGATCGGAGGAAGAGATGACGCAAGCACGACCTGTGTATGTTGCGGCGATTGATATCTCTT CTTCTGAGGAATTTTTGGAGCTTACAAAAAGTGCATTGCTAGCCGCTCTGGAAG CTCTAAGTCCAGGGGCTCTTTTTGGTCTTGTTACGTTCAGTCACAAAATAGGACTGTATGATGTTCAAGGACCTATACCAGTTGTAAAGAATGTATTCATTCCCCCTGATGGGGAGAGCAGCTTATCGCTAGAACTTGAGGATGTCATGCCCTTGTTACAATTTTTGGCTCCG GTAGAAACTTGCAAGGATCGTATTGCTGCTGCACTTGAGACACTCAGACCAATTACTTCTTGGGAGAGATCAGCTGGAGCAGGTCAAGGGATGGATAGTGTGTTGATGGGTGGTAGGGGCTTTGGTACAGCTATGGAAGCTCTATTCAACTATCTAGGATCTGAATTTGGGAATACATTTGCATTAG CTAGGGTGTTTGCTTTCCTATCTGGTCCTCCTGATTATGGACGTGGACAATTGGATACAAGTAGATATGGTGAACAATATGCAAGTAAAAGGGTAGATGCTGATCGTGCTCTACTTCCTGAACAAACACCATTCTACAAAGACCTA GCCACCATTGCTGTCCAATCAGGTGTATGTGTAGATTTATTTGCAGTTACAAATGAGTACACAGATTTAGCATCCCTGAAGTTCCTTAGCATTGAAAGTGGCGGTTCACTGTTTTTGTATTCAAGCACTGATGATTCAACTCTTCCCCAAGACAT GTTTCGAATGCTTAACCGGCCGTATGCATTCAATTGTGTCTTGAGATTGAGGACGTCAACTGAATTCAAACCTGGCAACTCT TTTGGTCACTTCTTTCCAGATCCACAGTACGAGAACCTTCAGCATATCATCTGCTGTGATTCATATGCAACATATGCATATGACTTTGAATTTGCAGATAACACTGGATTTTCCAG GCATTCTGGAGAGCAACCAGTGGTGCAAATTGCATTTCAGTACACAGTTGTTGTACCTCCCGAGGGACTGTCAAATTCAGAAATGTCATCTTCAAGTAG AGGCAAGCACACACTTCAGAGACGATTAAGGATCAGAACCATGCAATTTGGAACTGCCCACAATATCAATGAAATTTACGACAGTGTGGATCATGAAGTTGTTCTCTCATTGCTCGTTCACAAG GTAATTTTAGCCTCTCTGGAAGATGGAGTCAGAGAAGGGAGGGCATTGCTGCATGATTGGCTAGTAATTCTAACAGCACAATACAACGATGCCTTTAACCTTGTCCAATACAAAAACGGAAATAAGTCAATGAGTTCTCAGATTGATATCACGTTTTCACAATGTCCTCAACTTGAGCCTTTGCCTCGTTTAGTCTTTGCCTTACTCCGTAATCCCCTTCTCCGGTTTCATGAAGAAGGTGTTCATCCTGATTACAGAATCTACTTGCAATGCCTTTTCAG TGTGTTGGACCCGAGCTCTCTTCATTGCGGCATTTACCCAGCACTAATGTCATATTCAACACCGGATACACTGGCATATCCGCGTCATTCGTTGAGCCGTGCAGCATTGATAACAAGTGGTAGTCCGATATTTTTCCTAGATGCATATACCACTTTGATAGTCTTCTACTCATCAACAGCAGACCCGTCAATACCTTTCCCTCCACCTCAAGACT GTTTATTGAGGCAGACCATAAATAAAGTGAAGCAAGAAAGGAGCATCACACCAAAACTAGTGTTTATCCGAGGAGGACGAGACGATGCTACTGTCTTTGAGAACTATCTTATAGAAGAACAAGATGTGGACGGTAATGGTTTTGCTAGCGCCATGGGTTTCGTGTCTTTCCTCGATGATATTTCGCAGCGTGTCACTGAATACATGAAGTGA
- the NF-YB11 gene encoding nuclear factor Y, subunit B11 (''nuclear factor Y, subunit B11'' (NF-YB11); FUNCTIONS IN: sequence-specific DNA binding transcription factor activity; INVOLVED IN: regulation of transcription; LOCATED IN: intracellular; EXPRESSED IN: 21 plant structures; EXPRESSED DURING: 13 growth stages; CONTAINS InterPro DOMAIN/s: Transcription factor CBF/NF-Y/archaeal histone (InterPro:IPR003958), Histone-fold (InterPro:IPR009072); BEST Arabidopsis thaliana protein match is: nuclear factor Y, subunit B1 (TAIR:AT2G38880.7); Has 148542 Blast hits to 60498 proteins in 2540 species: Archae - 708; Bacteria - 15552; Metazoa - 38569; Fungi - 16830; Plants - 7103; Viruses - 1761; Other Eukaryotes - 68019 (source: NCBI BLink).): MESEKVVVDELPLAIVRRVVKKKLSECSPDYDVSIHKEALLAFSESARIFIHYLSATANDFCKDARRQTMKADDVFKALEEMDFSEFLEPLKSSLEDFKKKNAGKKAGAAAASYPAGGAALKSSSGTASKPKETKKRKQEEPSTQKGARKSKIDEETKRNDEETENDNTEEENGNDEEDENGNDEEDENDDENTEENGNDEENDDENTEENGNDEENEKEDEENSMEENGNESEESGNEDHSMEENGSGVGEDNENEDGSVSGSGEEVESDEEDE; the protein is encoded by the exons aTGGAGTCGGAGAAAGTGGTGGTGGACGAGCTGCCGCTAGCTATTGTGCGCCgggtggtgaagaagaagctgtcGGAGTGTTCGCCGGATTATGACGTCAGTATTCACAAGGAAGCTTTGCTCGCATTCTCAGAGAGTGCGAGGATCTTCATCCACTACCTCTCCGCCAC GGcaaatgatttttgtaaagatGCAAGAAGACAAACTATGAAGGCTGATGATGTGTTTAAGGCATTAGAAGAAATGGATTTTTCAGAATTTTTGGAGCCGCTTAAATCTTCTCTTGAAG attttaagaagaagaatgcgGGGAAAAAGGCGGGTGCTGCAGCTGCTTCGTATCCTGCTGGTGGAGCTGCTTTGAAATCTTCAAGTGGAACTGCTTCGAAGCCcaaagagacgaagaagaggaaacagGAAGAACCATCTACGCAAAAGGGTGCAAGGAAAAGCAAAATAGATGAGGAAACTAAGAGGAATGACGAGGAGACTGAGAATGACAACAcggaagaagagaatggaAACGATGAGGAGGATGAGAATGGAAAcgatgaggaagatgagaatGACGATGAAAATACAGAAGAGAATGGGAATGATGAGGAGAACGACGATGAAAATACGGAAGAGAATGGGAATGATGAGGAGAACGAGAAGGAGGATGAGGAAAACAGCATGGAAGAGAATGGGAATGAGAGCGAAGAGAGCGGGAATGAGGACCATAGCATGGAAGAAAATGGGAGCGGGGTTGGTGAAGATAATGAGAACGAGGACGGGAGCGTAAGTGGAAGTGGTGAAGAGGTagagagtgatgaagaagatgaatga
- a CDS encoding Calcium-binding EF-hand family protein (Calcium-binding EF-hand family protein; FUNCTIONS IN: calcium ion binding; INVOLVED IN: biological_process unknown; LOCATED IN: cellular_component unknown; EXPRESSED IN: stem; CONTAINS InterPro DOMAIN/s: EF-Hand 1, calcium-binding site (InterPro:IPR018247), EF-HAND 2 (InterPro:IPR018249), EF-hand-like domain (InterPro:IPR011992), Calcium-binding EF-hand (InterPro:IPR002048); BEST Arabidopsis thaliana protein match is: Calcium-binding EF-hand family protein (TAIR:AT5G04170.1); Has 30201 Blast hits to 17322 proteins in 780 species: Archae - 12; Bacteria - 1396; Metazoa - 17338; Fungi - 3422; Plants - 5037; Viruses - 0; Other Eukaryotes - 2996 (source: NCBI BLink).): MSYSNAYAPSAPELPESFVQQQHDGESRYTYAYPSYQPTQQFSSYSGMFSPETHPEIVRSFESADRNRSGFLEESELRQALSLSGYDGISNRTIRLLLFIYKIPVDSLLRLGPKEYVELWNCLAQWRAIFNRYDRDRSGKMNSTQLRDAFYNLGCVLPTSVHQLIVSQFDDGTGKTVDLCFDSFLECGMIVKGLTEKFRENDPGYTGYATLSYDVFMLMVIPFIATYD, from the exons ATGTCTTACTCAAACGCCTACGCACCGTCGGCACCGGAGCTACCAGAATCGTTCGTTCAGCAGCAGCACGATGGTGAAAGTAGATACACTTACGCGTATCCATCATATCAACCAACTCAGCAATTCAGCTCTTACTCCGGGATGTTTTCCCCGGAAACGCATCCGGAGATTGTGAGGAGCTTTGAGTCGGCGGATAGAAACCGGAGCGGATTTCTCGAAGAATCGGAGCTCCGGCAAGCGTTGTCGTTATCTGGGTACGATGGAATTAGTAACAGAACGATTAGGTTGCTGTTGTTTATTTACAAGATTCCTGTAGATTCTCTGCTTCGGCTTG GTCCTAAGGAGTATGTTGAGTTATGGAACTGCCTTGCGCAATGGCGT GCAATATTTAACAGGTACGATAGAGATAGGAGTGGAAAGATGAATTCTACCCAGCTCAGAGACGCTTTCTATAATCTCGGGTGCGTGCTTCCAACCTCGGTTCACCAGCTTATCGTATCTCAGTTTGATGATGGGACTGGCAAAACTGTTGACCTATGTTTCGACAGCTTCCTCGA GTGTGGGATGATTGTGAAG GGATTGACAGAGAAGTTCAGGGAGAACGACCCTGGTTACACAGGCTACGCAACGCTCTCTTACGATGTCTTCATGTTGATGGTCATTCCGTTCATCGCCACCTATGATTAA
- a CDS encoding Calcium-binding EF-hand family protein, giving the protein MSYSNAYAPSAPELPESFVQQQHDGESRYTYAYPSYQPTQQFSSYSGMFSPETHPEIVRSFESADRNRSGFLEESELRQALSLSGYDGISNRTIRLLLFIYKIPVDSLLRLGPKEYVELWNCLAQWRAIFNRYDRDRSGKMNSTQLRDAFYNLGCVLPTSVHQLIVSQFDDGTGKTVDLCFDSFLE; this is encoded by the exons ATGTCTTACTCAAACGCCTACGCACCGTCGGCACCGGAGCTACCAGAATCGTTCGTTCAGCAGCAGCACGATGGTGAAAGTAGATACACTTACGCGTATCCATCATATCAACCAACTCAGCAATTCAGCTCTTACTCCGGGATGTTTTCCCCGGAAACGCATCCGGAGATTGTGAGGAGCTTTGAGTCGGCGGATAGAAACCGGAGCGGATTTCTCGAAGAATCGGAGCTCCGGCAAGCGTTGTCGTTATCTGGGTACGATGGAATTAGTAACAGAACGATTAGGTTGCTGTTGTTTATTTACAAGATTCCTGTAGATTCTCTGCTTCGGCTTG GTCCTAAGGAGTATGTTGAGTTATGGAACTGCCTTGCGCAATGGCGT GCAATATTTAACAGGTACGATAGAGATAGGAGTGGAAAGATGAATTCTACCCAGCTCAGAGACGCTTTCTATAATCTCGGGTGCGTGCTTCCAACCTCGGTTCACCAGCTTATCGTATCTCAGTTTGATGATGGGACTGGCAAAACTGTTGACCTATGTTTCGACAGCTTCCTCGAGTAA
- the ATCOAE gene encoding dephospho-CoA kinase family (ATCOAE; FUNCTIONS IN: ATP binding, dephospho-CoA kinase activity; INVOLVED IN: coenzyme A biosynthetic process; LOCATED IN: peroxisome, chloroplast, vacuole; EXPRESSED IN: 25 plant structures; EXPRESSED DURING: 15 growth stages; CONTAINS InterPro DOMAIN/s: Dephospho-CoA kinase (InterPro:IPR001977); Has 7074 Blast hits to 7073 proteins in 2608 species: Archae - 1; Bacteria - 4684; Metazoa - 251; Fungi - 135; Plants - 58; Viruses - 0; Other Eukaryotes - 1945 (source: NCBI BLink).) codes for MRIVGLTGGIASGKSTVSNLFKASGIPVVDADVVARDVLKKGSGGWKRVVAAFGEEILLPSGEVDRPKLGQIVFSSDSKRQLLNKLMAPYISSGIFWEILKQWASGAKVIVVDIPLLFEVKMDKWTKPIVVVWVSQETQLKRLMERDGLSEEDARNRVMAQMPLDSKRSKADVVIDNNGSLDDLHQQFEKVLIEIRRPLTWIEFWRSRQGAFSVLGSVILGLSVCKQLKIGS; via the exons atgagaataGTCGGGTTAACGGGAGGCATAGCGTCTGGGAAGAGTACAGTGTCTAACCTCTTCAAGGCTAGTGGCATTCCCGTTGTTGACGCTGATGTTGTTGCTCGA GATGTATTGAAGAAAGGAAGCGGTGGATGGAAAAGAGTCGTTGCAGCTTTTGGTGAGGAGATTCTGCTTCCTAGTGGAGAAGTGGATCGGCCAAAACTCGGTCAGATTGTGTTCTCGTCTGATTCCAAGCGTCAACTTCTAAACAA GCTGATGGCTCCATACATATCAAGTGGTATCTTCTGGGAAATTCTGAAACAATGGGCGAGTGGAGCTAAAGTGATAGTTGTCGATATCCCTTTGTTGTTCGAAGTGAAGATGGATAAATGGACTAAACCTATTGTGGTTGTGTGGGTTAGTCAAGAGACACAACTTAAGAGACTGATGGAGAGAGATGGATTGAGTGAGGAAGATGCAAGAAACAGAGTGATGGCTCAGATGCCGTTGGATTCGAAAAGAAGCAAAGCTGATGTTGTGATCGATAATAATGGCTCTCTTGACGACCTTCACCAACAGTTCGAGAAGGTTTTGATTGAAATTAGAAGACCATTGACGTGGATCGAGTTTTGGCGTTCAAGGCAAGGAGCCTTCTCGGTCCTTGGTTCAGTGATTTTAGGATTATCTGTTTGCAAACAGCTCAAAATTGGCTCTTAA